A region of Pseudomonadota bacterium DNA encodes the following proteins:
- a CDS encoding GTP-binding protein — MTKTKFERTKPHCNIGTIGHVDHGKTSLTAAITKVLAKKGQA; from the coding sequence ATGACCAAGACAAAATTCGAGCGTACGAAGCCGCATTGTAATATTGGTACGATTGGCCACGTTGACCACGGGAAGACGTCTCTGACGGCGGCGATTACGAAGGTTCTGGCGAAGAAGGGCCAGGCGG